A single genomic interval of Daucus carota subsp. sativus chromosome 1, DH1 v3.0, whole genome shotgun sequence harbors:
- the LOC108204282 gene encoding uncharacterized protein LOC108204282 isoform X1, giving the protein MVRIPSVVFEESSSDSESDGFHALAHRARVRLSKRPRQEIVAYSAVPGEFSSDTESDEVQTLAARARAKMSEKEASSSGVISEFQKVKEAVGRQVIMSPEGMWCDSKSFFIVKAPLVEEKSFYTNMAGFYRSKHPGGPLAPYDEGDFDHRFRLLSVARAPFPLRDHIKEMPEDVADKMIRAAFQLPSDVEWRWPEPGERIYHRPADGFVPVWMEHLRSGWNPRWHVFFKHLCKYEFKCSPMQLTPNAIKWMTWFLAACNKKNYYPTLKLFHMLFQFKKSGVKPLYELRFRSKELGLGAGFVSPVMHQSSLKGWNGEVLMLKGLDLAFMPYIVSDEKQVRTDFGAPGAAGAFREQLREFCGCLGSQLTRDLFMQHDKLHGYGCK; this is encoded by the coding sequence ATGGTCCGGATCCCTTCGGTGGTTTTTGAAGAGTCTTCCAGTGATAGTGAATCAGACGGGTTTCACGCCCTTGCTCATCGTGCCCGGGTCCGCCTCTCTAAAAGGCCAAGACAAGAGATTGTTGCTTACTCGGCCGTCCCCGGGGAGTTCTCTAGCGATACTGAATCCGACGAAGTTCAGACCCTTGCCGCGCGAGCCCGGGCTAAAATGTCGGAAAAGGAGGCTTCGTCTTCTGGAGTGATTTCTGAGTTTCAAAAAGTTAAGGAGGCTGTTGGGCGGCAGGTGATCATGTCTCCGGAAGGCATGTGGTGTGATTCTAAATCCTTCTTTATCGTCAAGGCCCCTCTTGTCGAGGAGAAGAGTTTTTACACCAATATGGCCGGGTTCTATCGATCCAAACACCCGGGTGGTCCGTTGGCTCCTTACGACGAAGGGGATTTTGATCATAGGTTTAGGTTGTTGTCTGTTGCCCGGGCTCCTTTTCCCCTCAGAGATCACATAAAGGAGATGCCCGAGGACGTAGCAGATAAGATGATCCGGGCGGCATTCCAGCTCCCTTCTGACGTTGAGTGGAGATGGCCTGAGCCCGGGGAGAGAATATATCATCGCCCGGCTGATGGTTTTGTTCCAGTATGGATGGAGCATCTCAGATCCGGGTGGAATCCGAGGTGGCACGTCTTTTTTAAGCATTTGTGTAAATACGAGTTCAAGTGTTCCCCGATGCAGCTCACTCCCAATGCCATTAAGTGGATGACCTGGTTTCTGGCTGCTTGTAATAAGAAGAATTATTATCCGACTCTCAAACTTTTCCATATGCTGTTCCAATTCAAAAAGTCCGGGGTGAAGCCCCTTTATGAGCTGCGTTTTCGCTCTAAAGAGCTTGGTTTGGGAGCCGGTTTCGTCAGCCCGGTCATGCATCAAAGCTCTTTGAAGGGCTGGAATGGGGAGGTTCTTATGCTGAAAGGTTTGGACCTGGCTTTTATGCCCTACATTGTTTCTGACGAGAAGCAGGTAAGAACGGATTTTGGGGCTCCGGGTGCTGCAGGTGCATTCCGGGAACAGCTGCGTGAGTTTTGTGGTTGCCTCGGGTCCCAATTGACCCGGGATTTGTTTATGCAACACGATAAGTTGCATGGATATGGCTGTAAGTAG
- the LOC108204188 gene encoding uncharacterized protein LOC108204188, with protein MDARIQQMISAQELTKVEAAVETESVLIEKDNPARKVKIGKGLNTVFKEELIQLLRSYADVFAWSPDDMPGLDESLAMHSLDVDPKKKPVRQKRRNFAPERQKAIDEEVGKLIKADIICEIKYPEWLANVVMVKKANGKWRMCVDYTDLNAACPKDPYPLPSIDQLIDATSGHLMLSFMDAFSGYNQVKMNPADIAKTAFITHRAVYAYKLMPFGLRNAGSTYQKAMNEIFKDQLGRNLECYVDDIISKSTSVPGHISDLKECFENMRRTKLKLNPDKCTFGVEAGKFLGFMVSNRGIEANPEKIKAVQEMQPPRTQREVQKLAGSLAALRRFVSKLAERCLPFFELLKGAKNQKLVEWSPDCQRALDEIKAYLSKPPILTKALPGEPLYLYLSAGPLAVGAALIREEAGQQKPVYYVSQVLKDAETRYPNLEKFAFALITASRKLRHYFQGREIRIVTDQPLRKIIHKPDISGRLVNWAIELSQFSLTFLPRTAVKAQVLADFVVECNFPENQSTPMETEPEAPVEPNPESWILHVDGSSTTERSGAGLILKSPDGFTIKTAISFNFPATNNQAEYEALLAGLKLVRTLSIRNLTIYSDSQIVVRQTNGEYLAKDPILTKYQALVKNYLTLIPGCKILQVNREENAEADNLSRLVQNSADLDSSVYFEELHKPTIDHEEIFEINNDPTWMTPLINYIEKGELPGDKGKAQRLKAKAAKFFVEGGILFRRTYSAPILKCIGPEESEYCLREVHEGICGDHMSAKSLAHKIIRQGYYWPTIHQDAMEFVKRCKNCQLFSNVPRVSPVLPSSVLSPIPFAVWGIDIMGPFPRAKGDLRYLLVSIDYMTKWVEAKAMRTINQQDVIRFMDNILMRFGLPRVLVSDNGPQFIGSDFESYLAERGIKHKKSSVAYPQGNGQVEVTNRILLRGIEKRLEESKNKWPEELPHVLWSYRTSPRTSTGETPFKLAYGTEAMLPIEVGSPSHRAINFDEIANEEGLRVNLDLVDEVRDQAVAKMEKYKEKTRDHFSKKSRVKNFQTGDLVLRDTEASDPTNTGKLMPKWEGPYKVKKVLRPGTYKLEHMDGSEVPNTWHGLRLRKFYQ; from the coding sequence ATGGATGCCCGGATCCAACAAATGATCTCGGCACAAGAATTGACTAAGGTCGAAGCTGCGGTCGAAACCGAGTCTGTCCTGATCGAGAAAGACAACCCGGCAAGGAAAGTCAAAATTGGAAAAGGCCTGAATACCGTTTTTAAAGAAGAACTCATCCAATTACTTCGGAGCTACGCAGATGTCTTTGCCTGGAGCCCGGACGACATGCCCGGGTTGGACGAGTCACTAGCAATGCACAGCCTGGATGTGGACCCCAAGAAGAAACCAGTCAGACAAAAACGAAGAAATTTCGCACCAGAAAGGCAGAAGGCAATAGATGAGGAAGTTGGCAAATTGATAAAGGCGGATATCATCTGCGAGATCAAATACCCGGAGTGGCTAGCTAATGTAGTCATGGTAAAGAAAGCAaacggaaagtggaggatgtgtgttgaCTACACAGATCTGAACGCGGCATGCCCAAAAGACCCTTATCCTTTACCAAGCATAGACCAGCTTATTGATGCCACATCAGGACACCTGATGTTAAGCTTTATGGATGCCTTCTCCGGGTACAACcaggttaagatgaacccagCAGACATAGCCAAAACAGCCTTCATAACCCACCGGGCAGTGTATGCCTACAAACTGATGCCTTTCGGGTTAAGGAACGCCGGGTCCACATATCAGAAAGCcatgaatgaaattttcaaagatCAACTTGGAAGGAATTTGGAATGCTACGTCGACGACATCATCTCCAAATCCACTTCGGTCCCGGGTCACATTTCTGATCTCAAAGAATGTTTTGAAAACATGAGAAGGACTAAGCTAAAGCTCAACCCGGACAAGTGCACCTTTGGAGTAGAGGCTGGAAAGTTTTTGGGCTTTATGGTAAGCAACCGGGGTATCGAGGCCAACCCGGAGAAGATCAAAGCTGTACAAGAGATGCAACCACCCCGGACCCAGAGGGAGGTCCAAAAACTAGCAGGGTCCTTAGCGGCACTCCGAAGGTTTGTCTCCAAACTCGCTGAAAGATGTCTACCATTCTTTGAGTTGTTGAAAGGGGCAAAAAATCAGAAGTTAGTAGAATGGAGCCCGGATTGCCAAAGAGCTCTTGACGAAATAAAAGCATACCTGTCCAAACCCCCGATCCTGACAAAAGCCTTACCCGGAGAACCTCTCTATCTATACCTGTCAGCCGGACCCTTGGCCGTCGGGGCAGCCCTAATCAGGGAAGAAGCCGGACAGCAGAAGCCTGTCTACTATGTCAGCCAGGTCCTCAAAGATGCGGAGACCAGATACCCCAACTTAGAGAAATTTGCTTTCGCACTGATCACCGCATCCAGAAAGCTCAGACATTACTTCCAAGGAAGAGAAATCAGGATCGTCACAGACCAACCTTTGAGGAAAATCATCCACAAGCCAGACATCTCCGGGAGACTAGTAAACTGGGCGATCGAACTTAGCCAGTTCAGCCTAACCTTCCTACCCCGGACAGCAGTCAAAGCCCAGGTCCTGGCAGACTTTGTAGTGGAATGCAACTTCCCAGAAAACCAGTCAACTCCTATGGAAACCGAACCGGAAGCTCCAGTAGAACCCAACCCGGAGTCTTGGATACTCCATGTTGACGGCTCCTCAACAACCGAAAGGTCAGGAGCCGGGCTAATCCTGAAGAGCCCGGACGGGTTCACCATCAAAACAGCAATCTCTTTCAACTTCCCAGCAACCAACAATCAagcagagtatgaagccctattAGCGGGATTGAAGTTGGTCCGGACCTTGTCAATCCGGAACCTCACCATCTACAGTGATTCCCAGATCGTGGTCAGACAGACCAATGGGGAGTACCTTGCCAAAGACCCGATCCTGACCAAGTATCAAGCCTTGGTGAAAAACTACCTTACCCTGATCCCCGGATGCAAGATCTTGCAAGTAAACAGGGAAGAAAATGCTGAAGCAGACAACCTCTCCAGGTTGGTCCAAAATTCAGCAGACCTGGATAGCTCAGTCTATTTCGAGGAATTGCACAAGCCAACAATAGATCATGAAGAAATCTTTGAAATCAACAACGACCCTACCTGGATGACTCCCCTGATCAACTACATAGAAAAGGGAGAGTTACCCGGagacaaaggaaaagctcaaagACTGAAGGCTAAGGCAGCCAAATTTTTTGTTGAGGGGGGGATCCTATTCCGACGAACTTACTCAGCCCCGATCCTGAAATGTATCGGTCCAGAAGAGTCCGAGTACTGTCTAAGAGAAGTCCACGAAGGAATATGTGGAGACCACATGTCGGCCAAGAGCTTAGCCCACAAAATCATCAGACAGGGATACTACTGGCCGACTATCCACCAGGATGCAATGGAATTTGTGAAAAGATGCAAGAACTGTCAACTGTTCAGCAACGTGCCCCGGGTAAGCCCTGTCCTACCTTCTTCAGTTTTATCCCCAATCCCGTTTGCCGTATGGGGGATAGACATCATGGGACCTTTTCCCCGAGCTAAGGGAGACCTAAGATACCTGCTTGTCTCCATTGATTATATGACTAAGTGGGTCGAGGCCAAGGCAATGAGAACAATCAATCAACAAGACGTCATCCGGTTCATGGACAACATCCTGATGAGATTCGGGTTACCAAGAGTCCTGGTCTCAGATAATGGACCCCAGTTCATAGGGTCGGATTTTGAAAGCTACCTGGCTGAAAGAGGCATCAAGCACAAGAAGTCTTCAGTCGCCTATCCTCAAGGAAATGGCCAGGTAGAGGTCACCAACCGGATCCTCCTGAGAGGAATTGAAAAGAGGCTAGAAGAAAGCAAGAACAAATGGCCAGAAGAATTACCACATGTTCTATGGTCATACCGAACAAGTCCCCGGACAAGCACCGGAGAAACCCCTTTCAAATTGGCCTATGGAACTGAGGCAATGCTCCCAATCGAAGTCGGGTCACCTTCCCACAGAGCGATCAACTTTGATGAAATTGCGAATGAAGAAGGACTCCGGGTCAACCTAGACTTGGTAGACGAGGTCCGAGACCAAGCAGTCGCAAAGATGGAAAAGTACAAAGAGAAGACCCGGGATCACTTCAGCAAAAAATCCCGGGTTAAGAATTTTCAAACAGGAGACCTGGTCCTACGAGACACCGAAGCCTCTGATCCAACCAACACTGGCAAGTTGATGCCTAAGTGGGAAGGCCCCTACAAAGTCAAAAAAGTCCTAAGGCCGGGCACCTACAAATTGGAGCATATGGACGGGTCAGAAGTACCCAACACCTGGCATGGTCTTAGGTTGAGGAAGTTCTATCAGTAA
- the LOC108204282 gene encoding uncharacterized protein LOC108204282 isoform X2, with amino-acid sequence MASDSFAAHLKSLGAAHVLPKPAPKSKSAKKKAESGSSRQETEGTGTSSANPDPILEVEDPELGADQLGVESPDLQPRLKKRKPSSHVKKAVGVGSADPGKSAIEVLDVDVDAEGETGLVSEVKKPEFGKYSVKKVIGLMSELPSDQDWEVMGEEGLVENFKEIGNLWGQLGGRLAGFNTNALNQLKKEREFSASTLAQVAKLEKSRDMERSAREVLESSMATRVKEAEALKEAELGQRVKDAEVRADAAEKKVSGLEKEIADLKLQLETRRAPEEVVAEFQKSTAYADALAKAAAAEVMRCWTVAEKHIKTDPAANAQSFIDLYIAAKNKISAGEGEPEPYVDPNQEVDSDSSADSEPLADETPADDPPADDIPSA; translated from the exons ATGGCAAGTGATTCATTTGCTGCCCATCTGAAGAGCTTGGGGGCGGCTCACGTCCTTCCTAAGCCGGCTCCAAAATCTAAGTCCGCGAAAAAGAAAGCTGAATCCGGGTCATCTCGGCAGGAGACAGAGGGTACGGGTACCTCCAGTGCCAACCCGGATCCTATCCTGGAGGTAGAGGATCCGGAGCTTGGCGCTGACCAGCTGGGGGTAGAGAGTCCGGATCTTCAGCCGAGGTTGAAGAAAAGAAAGCCAAGTTCCCATGTGAAGAAAGCTGTTGGGGTTGGAAGTGCAGACCCGGGGAAATCGGCCATTGAGGTCCTTGATGTGGATGTGGATGCTGAGGGCGAGACCGGGCTGGTATCTGAGGTGAAGAAGCCCGAGTTTGGGAAATACTCGGTGAAGAAAGTTATAGGGTTGATGTCCGAGCTTCCTTCGGACCAGGACTGGGAAGTGATGGGCGAAGAGGGTCTGGTGGAGAATTTCAAAGAGATTGGGAATCTTTGGGGCCAG CTTGGTGGCCGTCTGGCCGGGTTCAATACTAATGCTTTGAACCAGTTGAAGAAAGAGAGGGAGTTTTCAGCGTCCACTTTGGCCCAGGTTGCAAAGTTGGAGAAGAGTCGGGATATGGAGAGGTCGGCCAGGGAGGTCTTGGAGTCAAGTATGGCGACCCGGGTCAAGGAAGCTGAGGCCCTTAAGGAGGCTGAGCTCGGGCAGAGGGTTAAGGATGCTGAGGTCCGGGCGGATGCGGCTGAGAAGAAGGTGTCCGGGTTAGAGAAGGAGATTGCGGATCTGAAGTTGCAGCTGGAAACCCGGAGGGCTCCTGAAGAGGTCGTTGCCGAGTTTCAGAAATCCACAGCCTATGCAGATGCTTTGGCGAAGGCTGCAGCCGCCGAAGTCATGCGCTGTTGGACAGTGGCTGAAAAGCACATCAAGACGGACCCGGCCGCCAATGCCCAGAGTTTTATCGACCTTTATATTGCTGCAAAGAACAAGATTTCTGCAGGCGAGGGGGAGCCCGAGCCTTATGTTGACCCGAATCAGGAGGTGGATTCTGATTCCTCTGCCGACTCGGAACCCCTGGCCGATGAGACTCCTGCCGATGATCCTCCTGCTGATGATATTCCCTCTGCTTAG
- the LOC108204283 gene encoding REF/SRPP-like protein At3g05500, with amino-acid sequence MAQINDSNQQKVQTEEEKLKYLEFVQVAALHTVLYALRAYTYAKENSGPLKNGVQTVEGTVKTVVAPVYEKYHDVPSELLKLADRKVDESVHKLDSHVPPAVKQLSSRALSAAQNAPATARAVVSEVKNVNLVDTASGLAKTAYAKWEPAAKGMYTKYEPVAEQYAASTWHSLNQLPLFPRVAQVVVPTAAYCSEKYNETVQRTAKEGYKVSSYLPLVPTKKIAKVFSGSNAQTEMVDTGVAAGVAN; translated from the exons ATGGCCCAAATTAACGACTCAAATCAACAAAAG GTTCAAACTGAAGAAGAGAAGCTAAAGTACCTTGAGTTTGTTCAAGTTGCAGCACTCCACACTGTTCTGTATGCTTTAAGAGCTTATACTTACGCAAAAGAAAATTCAGGCCCCCTAAAGAATGGGGTTCAGACTGTTGAAGGAACTGTTAAGACTGTTGTTGCTCCTGTCTATGAAAAGTACCATGATGTTCCCAGTGAGCTCTTGAAGTTAGCTGACCGGAAG GTTGATGAATCTGTTCACAAGTTAGACAGTCATGTTCCCCCTGCTGTGAAACAGCTATCAAGCCGTGCCTTGTCTGCAGCTCAGAATGCTCCTGCCACAGCTCGAGCTGTGGTTTCTGAAGTAAAGAATGTCAACCTGGTGGATACTGCCTCTGGTCTCGCCAAAACTGCTTATGCCAAGTGGGAGCCTGCTGCCAAGGGGATGTATACGAAGTACGAGCCAGTGGCTGAACAATACGCAGCCTCAACTTGGCACTCACTCAACCAACTCCCTCTCTTTCCCCGGGTTGCTCAAGTTGTTGTACCAACAGCAGCCTACTGCTCTGAGAAGTACAATGAGACTGTTCAGCGCACAGCAAAGGAAGGCTACAAGGTCTCTTCCTATCTCCCATTGGTGCCCACCAAGAAGATTGCTAAAGTGTTCAGTGGAAGCAATGCACAAACTGAGATGGTTGATACCGGTGTAGCAGCTGGAGTTGCTAATTAA
- the LOC135150392 gene encoding receptor-like protein 34 has protein sequence MSYNDTVTLENKGLEVEHVKILTIYTSIDVSCNQFEGNIPEARGKLKMLYLLNLSHNALTGSIPSSIGNMRQLEALNFSVNKLGGTIPTELANLTFPSYLNLSYNKLSGRIPTAAQFSTFEKGSFKGSKGLCWTLSSISCDEAERKPPSGPENDQSSSDNIEWDKIFAEIGFSVGLCIVVNVISLLFCKRWRRFYYQHIYRALTKIFRKKIRDKEEGTESIDKVHSL, from the exons ATGTCTTATAAT GACACTGTAACACTGGAAAACAAAGGGCTAGAGGTGGAGCATGTGAAGATTTTAACAATCTACACCTCCATTGACGTCTCTTGCAACCAGTTTGAAGGAAATATACCCGAGGCAAGGGGAAAACTCAAAATGCTCTACCTACTCAATCTATCACACAATGCACTTACAGGCTCAATTCCATCATCAATTGGAAACATGAGACAACTTGAAGCCCTGAACTTCTCCGTGAACAAGCTTGGTGGAACGATCCCTACGGAGCTTGCAAATCTAACTTTCCCTTCATATTTGAACTTGTCATACAATAAACTCTCTGGAAGAATTCCCACTGCAGCTCAGTTTTCAACCTTTGAAAAAGGATCATTTAAAGGAAGCAAGGGATTATGCTGGACTTTATCAAGCATTTCTTGTGATGAAGCTGAAAGGAAACCACCATCAGGGCCAGAAAATGATCAGTCTTCCAGTGACAATATTGAGTGGGACAAAATATTTGCTGAAATTGGTTTCTCCGTTGGCTTATGCATTGTTGTAAATGTAATCTCTCTTTTGTTTTGCAAAAGATGGAGAAGATTTTACTATCAACATATTTATCGTGCTCTTACCAAGATTTTCCGAAAAAAAATCAGGGACAAAGAAGAGGGAACAGAATCCATAGACAAAGTACATAGCCTTTGA